From a region of the Leptolyngbya sp. FACHB-261 genome:
- a CDS encoding chemotaxis protein CheW yields the protein MVGNPDFLTRSGQGQEPELQELESPEGELHLRFYVASGSEFALPATGIREVIAHPPDRITPMPNVSPLLLGTLNLRGQVVWVADLGQFLGDSAPLNTDRAEIPVIAVEDQNLTLGLAVDRIADMDWLDPDEIRVSTAAPDSMAPFLRGEWLSEQTGKALRLLDQIAILRSARWAT from the coding sequence ATGGTAGGTAACCCGGACTTTCTGACCCGCTCGGGTCAGGGTCAAGAGCCAGAGCTTCAGGAACTCGAATCCCCCGAGGGCGAACTCCATCTGCGCTTTTATGTCGCCTCGGGCAGTGAATTTGCCCTGCCCGCCACCGGAATTCGGGAAGTCATCGCTCATCCTCCCGACCGGATTACCCCTATGCCCAATGTTTCACCATTGTTATTGGGCACCTTAAATCTGCGCGGTCAAGTGGTGTGGGTAGCCGACTTAGGACAGTTTCTGGGGGACAGCGCCCCGCTCAACACAGATCGGGCTGAAATTCCTGTCATTGCTGTAGAGGACCAGAACCTAACCCTAGGATTGGCTGTCGACCGGATTGCCGATATGGATTGGCTAGACCCTGATGAGATTCGAGTTTCAACAGCAGCGCCAGACAGTATGGCGCCGTTTTTGCGTGGGGAGTGGCTTAGTGAACAGACAGGTAAGGCACTACGCCTGCTAGATCAGATTGCAATTTTGAGATCGGCCCGATGGGCCACCTAG
- a CDS encoding response regulator transcription factor, protein MSKVLVVEDSVTQREMITDLLKDSGLSVSVATDGVEALERIQGHRPDLVVLDIVMPRMNGYEVCRRIKADPKTQSVPVVMCSSKGEEFDRYWGMKQGADAYIAKPFEPQELVGTVKQLLRG, encoded by the coding sequence ATGAGCAAAGTTTTGGTGGTAGAGGATAGTGTCACCCAGCGCGAGATGATCACTGACCTGCTTAAGGACAGTGGGCTGAGTGTCAGCGTCGCCACCGATGGCGTTGAAGCCCTTGAGCGGATCCAGGGACACCGACCGGATCTAGTGGTCCTCGATATTGTCATGCCCCGTATGAATGGGTATGAAGTCTGTCGACGCATTAAAGCTGACCCTAAAACGCAGAGTGTACCGGTAGTGATGTGTTCATCTAAGGGTGAGGAATTCGACCGTTACTGGGGCATGAAGCAGGGAGCCGATGCTTACATCGCTAAACCCTTTGAACCTCAGGAGCTAGTTGGTACCGTCAAACAGCTGCTCCGTGGCTAG
- a CDS encoding response regulator, which produces MVVRDAVILLTGPVIMQGKLYEIDIRSILQLIELGQRTGELFVEAGSGQFWFVFFSNGQLVYAADTERSVTRLQDFLRRYRLENALEQIESDLNVASFSAPEYGYLWALLERRILTAAQGREIIQGMVQEVLFDLLSLHQGSFIFELGPSLAPQLTTLAIDPLVAEIMTKVQEWKKFHPLIHSPDQCPLLTEPEHLRALLPETVAATLERWAVGKASIRQLSRYLGRDILSVARAIYPYVQKGWIQMIYPPGVAAHHTPHDPWSQATERPPRVVCIDDGAAIRRTVEYILSRHGYEVTSIANPLKALSLVFALKPDLILCDIAMPELDGYELCAMLRRSAVFQRTPIIMLTGKDGFIDRVRARMVGATEYLTKPFGESELLTVVEKYVGVGHLEGRK; this is translated from the coding sequence ATGGTGGTCAGGGATGCGGTCATTCTGCTCACCGGCCCGGTCATCATGCAGGGAAAACTTTACGAGATTGATATTCGCAGCATCCTGCAGTTGATTGAGCTGGGGCAACGCACTGGCGAACTGTTTGTGGAAGCAGGGTCTGGACAGTTTTGGTTCGTCTTCTTTTCTAACGGCCAACTGGTCTATGCGGCTGATACTGAGCGCAGCGTGACCCGGCTACAAGATTTCCTGCGCCGCTATCGCTTAGAAAACGCGCTTGAGCAGATTGAGTCTGACCTCAACGTGGCTTCCTTTAGCGCACCGGAATATGGTTATCTGTGGGCATTGCTCGAGCGTCGCATTCTAACCGCTGCCCAGGGTCGAGAAATTATTCAGGGCATGGTGCAGGAAGTTTTGTTCGACCTGCTTAGCCTGCATCAGGGGTCATTCATTTTTGAACTAGGACCGTCACTGGCACCGCAGTTGACGACCCTAGCGATTGATCCACTGGTTGCAGAAATCATGACCAAGGTTCAAGAGTGGAAGAAGTTTCATCCGCTCATTCATTCACCAGACCAGTGCCCATTGTTGACTGAGCCAGAACATCTGCGGGCGTTGCTACCTGAGACAGTGGCCGCAACTTTGGAGCGGTGGGCAGTAGGCAAGGCAAGCATTCGGCAACTGTCCCGTTATCTAGGACGAGATATTCTGTCCGTAGCCCGTGCCATCTATCCCTACGTTCAGAAGGGGTGGATTCAAATGATTTATCCACCTGGAGTTGCTGCGCATCATACCCCTCATGACCCTTGGTCTCAGGCGACGGAGCGTCCGCCTCGTGTGGTTTGTATTGACGATGGAGCTGCCATTCGCCGCACTGTGGAGTACATCCTGAGCCGTCATGGTTATGAAGTTACATCAATCGCCAATCCTCTTAAGGCATTGAGTTTAGTATTTGCCCTTAAGCCCGACCTCATACTCTGCGACATCGCTATGCCAGAGTTAGATGGCTATGAGCTTTGTGCAATGCTGCGCCGCTCTGCTGTTTTTCAGCGAACCCCCATCATCATGCTTACGGGCAAAGATGGTTTTATTGATCGGGTGAGAGCTCGTATGGTAGGCGCAACTGAATACCTGACCAAGCCATTTGGTGAAAGCGAATTGCTAACCGTTGTTGAGAAATACGTTGGCGTGGGGCACCTTGAAGGACGAAAATAG
- the hmpF gene encoding pilus motility taxis protein HmpF: MLYLAEVQKKGSFMGARTELRLLARQQSEQSWVAITGEEWLSSEEASAFNSGALVLVDIAGNRQVQRVQEASRQLVSILQNFSRLQEKFRTQEEEIEQWKQSLTYQSQELNRREMEMEARREQLQQLEEDFEQLEAQRLEVESSRTEINQLREEMERNRAELEGAWAHLRGEQRRFAERQESVQTTALDTEQAHYLQSLIDQIGAALINSQPIRSSIDDTFGLLEQRQAELTQHWQELEHLRVNAEQQQGEVDRGGQDLHQRWQQWHEAQASLEKAQAELKVQQHSLNLKEEQARMLTLQIQNYEELYQQTYQLAESTDGAKVSQSIDSQALEKLSIEELQTLVNDLERDFRKLSHFVNDQEEELKLQQEAIDELLQQLENHEGFERIELESNMDFEQQRYQMLEETLVGQRRSLREREELLTQHQNILARRQGKISGESQKPQIDLSPVLTQLEGQKQQQAQALEKLEGQLEQLRSTIGQMQGTLSQQATDQEHRRNELKELENQHRNQMRSVAELWGKVNTYQELLRPLQDGVDALRSQLQTTAETLLHLDQASQNQQQALGNLRQTVESLLASPELAAS; the protein is encoded by the coding sequence GTGCTGTACCTAGCAGAAGTACAAAAGAAGGGCAGTTTCATGGGCGCCAGAACCGAGTTACGACTGCTGGCGCGCCAGCAGTCGGAGCAGAGTTGGGTGGCCATTACTGGTGAGGAGTGGCTTAGCTCCGAGGAGGCCAGTGCGTTTAACTCGGGTGCCTTGGTCCTGGTAGATATCGCGGGCAATCGACAGGTCCAGCGCGTGCAGGAAGCTTCACGTCAGCTTGTGAGCATTCTGCAAAACTTCTCTCGGCTCCAAGAGAAGTTCCGGACTCAAGAGGAAGAAATTGAGCAGTGGAAGCAGTCCTTGACCTATCAAAGTCAGGAGCTGAACCGCCGCGAGATGGAGATGGAGGCGCGTCGCGAACAGCTTCAGCAACTCGAAGAGGACTTTGAGCAGCTGGAGGCGCAACGTTTAGAGGTTGAGTCGAGCCGTACTGAAATCAATCAGCTACGCGAGGAAATGGAGCGCAACCGGGCCGAGCTAGAAGGGGCCTGGGCGCATCTGCGCGGCGAGCAACGTCGCTTCGCAGAGCGTCAGGAGAGCGTACAAACAACAGCGCTGGACACAGAACAAGCTCATTACCTTCAGTCTCTGATCGATCAGATTGGAGCGGCGCTGATCAACAGTCAGCCAATCCGTAGCTCAATTGATGATACTTTCGGTCTGTTAGAGCAGCGTCAGGCTGAACTTACGCAGCATTGGCAGGAATTAGAGCACCTGCGGGTTAACGCTGAGCAGCAGCAAGGTGAGGTAGATCGAGGCGGCCAAGACCTACATCAGCGCTGGCAACAGTGGCATGAAGCGCAGGCATCACTGGAGAAAGCCCAGGCGGAACTTAAGGTACAGCAACACAGCTTGAACCTGAAGGAAGAACAAGCCCGGATGCTGACGCTGCAGATCCAGAACTATGAAGAGCTATATCAACAGACCTACCAGCTAGCCGAATCCACTGATGGCGCCAAGGTTAGCCAGTCTATTGATAGTCAAGCCCTGGAGAAACTGTCAATCGAAGAGCTGCAAACTCTGGTCAATGATTTGGAGCGAGACTTCCGCAAGCTCTCGCACTTTGTCAATGATCAAGAAGAGGAGCTAAAGCTACAGCAAGAGGCGATTGATGAGTTGCTGCAGCAGCTAGAGAACCATGAAGGCTTCGAGCGAATCGAGCTTGAGAGCAACATGGACTTCGAGCAGCAGCGTTACCAAATGCTCGAAGAAACTTTGGTAGGCCAGCGTCGCAGCCTACGAGAGCGGGAGGAGTTGCTGACTCAGCACCAAAATATCCTGGCACGCCGTCAAGGCAAGATCTCAGGGGAGAGCCAAAAACCTCAAATTGACCTGAGTCCTGTGCTAACTCAACTAGAAGGGCAAAAGCAGCAACAAGCTCAGGCCCTTGAAAAGCTAGAGGGTCAACTAGAACAGTTGCGCAGCACGATTGGACAGATGCAGGGTACGCTCTCTCAGCAAGCAACCGACCAAGAGCATCGGCGCAACGAGTTGAAGGAACTGGAGAACCAACACCGCAACCAGATGCGCTCAGTTGCTGAACTCTGGGGCAAGGTCAATACTTATCAAGAGCTGCTTCGCCCACTCCAGGATGGGGTAGATGCTTTGCGGAGTCAGCTGCAAACCACTGCTGAGACCCTGCTTCACTTGGATCAGGCCAGTCAGAATCAGCAACAGGCCCTGGGCAATCTGCGGCAGACTGTTGAGTCCCTGCTAGCTTCGCCTGAGCTAGCCGCCTCATAA
- the hemC gene encoding hydroxymethylbilane synthase: MSPVSSPTRVIRIGSRKSQLALVQTYWVQEQLQKAHPDIHFEVHTMSTHGDKVLDVALAKIGDKGLFTKELEVGMLNQEIDFAVHSLKDLPTRLPEGLMLGAVSERENPADALVLHEKHAGKQIDTLPEGAVIGTSSLRRLAQLRHHFPHLSFKDVRGNLNTRLAKLDAGEYDALILAVAGLERLGMADRVHQVLPSEISLHAVGQGALGIECRSGDSEVLSVIRAIEHLPTTRRCLAERAFLRSLEGGCQVPIGVNTVLEGDSLILTGVVASLDGKTVVKDQVSGPAEDPETLGNTLAARLREQGAQEILNSIFQEVGRA; encoded by the coding sequence ATGTCTCCGGTTTCCAGCCCTACCCGTGTGATTCGCATCGGTTCTCGCAAGAGCCAACTGGCCCTAGTTCAAACCTATTGGGTTCAGGAGCAGCTCCAGAAGGCTCACCCTGACATTCACTTTGAAGTTCACACCATGAGCACCCACGGCGATAAGGTGCTGGATGTGGCTCTGGCCAAGATTGGCGATAAGGGTCTCTTCACTAAAGAACTCGAAGTGGGGATGCTGAATCAAGAGATTGATTTTGCGGTGCATTCGCTCAAAGATTTGCCCACTCGCTTACCTGAGGGGCTGATGCTGGGGGCGGTTTCAGAGCGCGAAAACCCTGCAGATGCTCTGGTGCTCCATGAAAAGCATGCTGGCAAGCAAATCGATACGCTGCCCGAAGGGGCTGTGATCGGCACGTCCTCGCTGCGACGGTTGGCTCAGTTGCGCCATCACTTTCCTCACTTGAGCTTTAAGGATGTTCGGGGTAATCTCAACACCCGATTAGCCAAGCTAGATGCCGGGGAGTATGACGCTCTGATTCTGGCTGTGGCAGGTCTAGAACGGCTGGGAATGGCCGATCGTGTTCATCAAGTCCTGCCCTCTGAGATTTCCCTTCATGCGGTCGGCCAGGGTGCTTTGGGCATTGAGTGCCGATCGGGTGATAGCGAAGTCCTGTCAGTGATTCGAGCTATTGAGCACCTACCTACCACCCGCCGTTGTCTGGCTGAGCGAGCCTTCCTGCGCTCTTTAGAAGGTGGCTGTCAGGTGCCCATCGGCGTGAACACCGTTCTTGAGGGAGACAGCTTAATCCTGACCGGCGTTGTCGCTAGTCTAGATGGGAAAACCGTGGTCAAAGACCAAGTCAGCGGTCCTGCAGAAGATCCAGAAACCTTGGGCAACACCCTAGCAGCACGCCTACGTGAACAGGGCGCTCAAGAGATTCTCAATAGCATCTTCCAAGAGGTTGGCAGAGCCTAA
- a CDS encoding pitrilysin family protein, which translates to MTLSLPRSAAPAPTVQQLDNGVTIIAEQMPVDAVNLSLWLNVGSAQESDDINGMAHYLEHMVFKGTDRLALGEFERLIEQRGGATNAATSQDYTQYYITTAPADFADLAPHQLDVVLNASIDDEAFERERSVILEEIRRSEDNPRRRLFYQAMDLTFAQLPYRRPVLGPTTVIEELQAQQMRDFHQHWYNPANLTAVVVGNLPTEKLIGILEAQFAAAPSRPRPRHSNWTPETPFTTVERQEVTDSSLKQARLMMTWRVPGADDLNATYPLDVIASILATGRTSRLVRDLREERGLVDQISVSNMTQALQGTFYVAAQCPTENIGAVETAITEHLQRLQDELVSETEVERVRTQVANRFIFSNESPSNRAGLYGYYHTVIGDLEPALDYPERIRSVSAAQMRQAAQAFLNPQAYGIVVMRPTEA; encoded by the coding sequence ATGACCCTCTCACTTCCTCGCTCTGCTGCTCCGGCGCCAACTGTGCAGCAGCTTGATAACGGTGTCACGATCATCGCTGAACAGATGCCAGTGGACGCCGTCAACCTGAGCCTTTGGCTGAATGTTGGCTCTGCCCAGGAAAGTGATGACATCAACGGTATGGCTCACTATCTAGAGCACATGGTATTCAAAGGCACAGACCGCTTGGCCCTAGGCGAGTTTGAGCGTCTGATCGAGCAGCGCGGAGGAGCAACCAATGCTGCCACTAGCCAGGACTACACCCAGTACTACATCACTACTGCCCCAGCTGATTTTGCCGACCTAGCCCCACACCAGTTGGATGTTGTGCTCAATGCCAGCATTGATGATGAGGCTTTTGAGCGCGAACGCTCGGTCATCCTAGAAGAAATCCGCCGCTCTGAAGATAATCCCCGCCGTCGCCTGTTCTACCAGGCGATGGACTTGACCTTTGCTCAGTTGCCCTATCGTCGCCCCGTGCTTGGGCCCACGACCGTGATTGAGGAGTTGCAGGCTCAGCAGATGCGAGACTTTCACCAGCACTGGTACAATCCTGCCAACCTCACAGCGGTAGTCGTTGGCAATCTACCCACTGAGAAGCTCATAGGCATCCTGGAAGCGCAATTTGCCGCAGCGCCCAGTCGGCCTAGACCGCGCCATTCAAACTGGACACCTGAGACTCCATTCACCACGGTTGAGCGCCAGGAAGTCACAGATAGCAGCTTGAAGCAAGCCCGGCTGATGATGACCTGGCGGGTGCCCGGAGCCGATGATCTGAATGCCACCTATCCCCTAGATGTGATCGCCAGTATTCTGGCAACTGGGCGTACGTCGCGGCTGGTTCGAGACCTGCGCGAAGAGCGAGGCTTGGTCGATCAGATCTCAGTTAGCAACATGACCCAAGCGCTGCAAGGCACCTTCTATGTAGCGGCACAATGCCCAACCGAGAATATAGGGGCAGTTGAGACAGCGATCACCGAGCATTTACAGCGCTTGCAGGATGAATTAGTCTCGGAAACCGAAGTAGAGCGGGTACGGACTCAGGTTGCCAATCGCTTTATCTTCAGCAACGAAAGCCCCAGTAATCGCGCGGGCCTTTATGGCTACTACCATACCGTGATTGGCGATTTGGAGCCTGCCCTGGACTATCCAGAACGCATTCGCTCTGTGAGTGCGGCTCAGATGCGCCAAGCGGCTCAGGCTTTCTTGAATCCCCAAGCCTACGGCATTGTGGTCATGCGTCCTACGGAGGCTTAG
- a CDS encoding lysylphosphatidylglycerol synthase transmembrane domain-containing protein: MTEPIPTPNPTRPVIRLGWKKILALVVSLVLLGLIFKNLNFAAFQAYFARLNWGFLGLASTFFVITALVSAERWRWMLLGLVELPRWTALKIFLAAGALNIITKAGDMVKAYFLNVEGITGLGQGLNSVIVEKLLDMAGLCVVFLLGVTLMGRFDPLVGAVMVFAFSVLTVTLLLLTLDSPSNRLFAALLKLTQGLAKGKITRSLLEAQSFIAHLKRNPWRFWGIIGASLGVWFLHLTQIYLFFRTLNLDLPVPLVFGLAPIAILAGLLPVTLGGMGTRDAALIAIFAPYAPPEQLAGIGLLISTRYWVPTLIGLPFLQRYLVLGRTQA, translated from the coding sequence GTGACTGAACCCATCCCTACCCCTAACCCCACCCGCCCCGTCATCCGGCTGGGCTGGAAGAAAATCTTGGCGCTAGTTGTTAGCCTGGTCTTGCTGGGCCTGATCTTTAAGAACCTGAATTTCGCTGCGTTTCAGGCTTACTTCGCCCGGCTCAACTGGGGCTTTTTGGGCTTGGCCTCCACCTTCTTTGTGATTACCGCTCTAGTTAGCGCTGAGCGCTGGCGCTGGATGCTACTGGGCCTGGTTGAGTTGCCACGCTGGACCGCTCTCAAGATTTTTCTGGCCGCCGGAGCTCTCAACATCATCACCAAGGCAGGCGATATGGTGAAAGCCTATTTCCTCAACGTGGAAGGCATCACCGGTCTAGGACAGGGGCTCAACAGCGTCATTGTTGAGAAACTGCTGGACATGGCAGGGCTGTGTGTGGTCTTCCTGTTGGGTGTCACGCTCATGGGTCGCTTCGACCCGCTGGTAGGCGCGGTCATGGTCTTTGCCTTTAGCGTGCTCACCGTGACCTTGCTCCTGCTAACCCTCGATAGTCCCAGCAATCGCCTGTTCGCTGCCCTGCTCAAGCTCACACAGGGCCTAGCCAAAGGCAAGATTACTCGTTCCTTGCTGGAAGCACAGAGCTTCATCGCACACCTCAAACGTAATCCCTGGCGCTTCTGGGGCATCATTGGGGCGTCCTTGGGAGTGTGGTTTCTGCACCTGACCCAGATCTATTTGTTCTTTCGCACCTTGAATCTAGACTTGCCAGTGCCCCTGGTGTTTGGGCTGGCCCCAATTGCCATTCTGGCTGGTCTGCTACCTGTCACTTTAGGTGGCATGGGCACCCGTGATGCTGCGCTCATTGCCATCTTTGCCCCCTATGCCCCTCCCGAACAACTAGCCGGTATTGGCCTGCTGATCTCCACCCGCTATTGGGTGCCCACCTTGATCGGGTTGCCATTTCTCCAGCGTTATTTAGTTCTAGGCCGGACTCAGGCATAG
- a CDS encoding GAF domain-containing protein: protein MSDLKSNMHQNIYRNVVTGATPNPVIQNPDAIDEELIDNTNRVLSNAVELIRVLVGAHQSAIAIVVQEDWNSIRKFFSLSEKYESWADYKTPATGYGTHGWLLRHNKPVRMTQAELEAHPEWKGFGNEAGKHPPMRGWLAAPLVGRNGTNWGLPQLSDKYEGDFTEEDEKHFIKFAELVSSTLEALWEVRNLRKSTTSIEQKVVG from the coding sequence ATGTCTGATTTGAAGTCGAATATGCATCAGAACATCTATCGGAACGTGGTCACTGGCGCAACACCCAATCCAGTCATTCAGAATCCTGATGCCATTGATGAAGAATTAATTGATAATACAAATCGCGTTCTGAGCAACGCAGTTGAGCTGATCCGGGTTCTGGTGGGAGCCCATCAATCGGCAATCGCGATTGTGGTACAGGAGGACTGGAATTCAATTCGCAAATTCTTTTCGCTTTCCGAAAAGTATGAATCCTGGGCGGACTATAAGACACCTGCTACTGGCTATGGCACTCATGGCTGGTTATTGCGCCACAATAAGCCAGTACGCATGACCCAAGCGGAATTAGAAGCGCACCCTGAGTGGAAGGGCTTTGGTAATGAAGCAGGCAAGCACCCGCCCATGCGTGGTTGGCTTGCCGCACCGCTTGTAGGGCGAAATGGAACTAACTGGGGATTACCACAGCTCTCCGATAAGTACGAGGGTGACTTTACAGAGGAAGATGAGAAGCACTTTATCAAGTTTGCAGAACTAGTCTCATCAACTCTTGAAGCCTTATGGGAGGTTCGAAATCTCCGAAAGAGTACAACATCTATTGAGCAAAAGGTTGTCGGCTAA
- a CDS encoding SDR family oxidoreductase — protein MVNIESNNKVALITGANKGLGLEMSRQLSQQGLTVLIAARNLQAAETATTSLKNEGLKAQAIALDITNSSHIQTAVQTIENQFGKLDVLINNAGVMLDGEWSISNASSVSLDIIRQTFNTNFFALVELTQALLPLILKSSSGRIVNMASIEGSLTLHADPTSLIYDSKPFAYDASKAAVNSFTVHLAHELRNTPVKVNSAHPGWVKTDLGGEGAMMDITEGAKTGVQLATLAADGPSGGFFHLGKPVPW, from the coding sequence GTGGTCAACATCGAATCTAACAACAAGGTGGCCTTGATTACTGGAGCCAATAAAGGTCTTGGCCTTGAAATGAGCCGTCAGCTTAGTCAACAAGGATTGACAGTTCTGATCGCCGCTCGCAATTTGCAAGCAGCGGAGACAGCAACCACATCTCTAAAGAATGAGGGGCTTAAGGCCCAAGCTATTGCTCTTGACATCACAAACAGCAGCCATATTCAAACTGCTGTTCAAACAATTGAAAACCAGTTTGGCAAGCTCGATGTCCTGATCAACAATGCTGGGGTCATGTTGGATGGCGAATGGTCCATCAGTAATGCCAGTTCTGTATCGCTGGACATCATCCGACAGACGTTCAATACCAATTTCTTTGCTTTAGTGGAACTCACGCAGGCCCTACTACCGCTGATCCTGAAAAGCTCTAGTGGCCGAATTGTGAATATGGCTAGCATAGAAGGCTCCTTGACCCTACATGCTGACCCGACTTCACTTATCTACGACTCGAAACCGTTCGCCTATGATGCTTCCAAAGCAGCCGTTAACTCCTTCACCGTTCATTTAGCTCATGAGTTACGCAATACACCTGTCAAAGTTAATAGTGCTCATCCTGGTTGGGTCAAAACAGACTTGGGTGGGGAGGGAGCAATGATGGACATTACTGAGGGAGCTAAAACAGGTGTTCAGCTAGCGACCCTTGCCGCTGATGGCCCGAGCGGTGGCTTCTTCCATCTAGGTAAACCAGTGCCTTGGTAA
- a CDS encoding ester cyclase, which translates to MHPTGPIEGREDYKQIFSAFADAWPVKQFLIDEIFGADDKVVVRFTATAVFKKDYYGVQATNQIVPLKEVHILTFRAGKIVENIVSGTNFPFEYIMYPVLRDAVIGNLEIEA; encoded by the coding sequence TTGCATCCGACTGGTCCAATCGAGGGTAGAGAAGACTACAAGCAAATTTTCTCTGCTTTCGCAGATGCTTGGCCAGTGAAGCAGTTTCTGATTGACGAAATCTTTGGTGCTGATGACAAAGTAGTCGTGCGATTTACAGCAACCGCTGTGTTTAAGAAAGACTATTATGGAGTGCAGGCCACCAATCAGATAGTGCCGTTGAAGGAGGTACACATTTTAACCTTCAGGGCTGGGAAAATTGTTGAAAATATTGTGAGTGGCACCAATTTTCCGTTTGAATACATCATGTATCCGGTTTTGAGAGATGCTGTGATTGGCAATCTTGAAATCGAAGCTTGA
- the wrbA gene encoding NAD(P)H:quinone oxidoreductase → MDAIKVLIAFYSRNGSTEALAKAIAEGAQAEGAEVVLRRAREIVSHEVMQKAEGWVENAERMNAQYEAPTPEDAESADAIIFGTPTRFGNVSSELKAYIDSLGGLWFQGKLVGKAGSVFTSTSTVHGGNESTLISMYHPMAHLGMVIVPLGYADPALFKAGTPYGASSVSGQNNTPPNEDDLAVARFQGKRVAQIARALKAVGETATQQ, encoded by the coding sequence ATGGATGCAATCAAAGTATTAATCGCGTTTTATTCGCGAAATGGGTCCACTGAAGCTCTCGCCAAAGCGATAGCAGAAGGCGCACAGGCAGAAGGGGCTGAAGTTGTGTTGCGTCGTGCACGTGAGATTGTCTCTCACGAAGTTATGCAAAAAGCGGAGGGCTGGGTCGAGAACGCGGAGCGCATGAACGCTCAGTATGAAGCCCCCACCCCAGAGGATGCGGAATCAGCTGATGCCATTATCTTCGGTACGCCGACCCGCTTTGGCAATGTGTCATCTGAACTTAAGGCTTATATCGATTCGCTCGGCGGTCTATGGTTTCAGGGCAAACTGGTTGGCAAAGCTGGCAGCGTCTTCACCTCGACCTCAACAGTACATGGCGGCAATGAAAGCACGCTGATCTCGATGTACCACCCGATGGCACACTTGGGTATGGTTATTGTGCCTCTAGGCTACGCCGATCCAGCCCTTTTCAAGGCGGGCACACCCTACGGTGCATCCTCAGTATCGGGGCAAAACAACACACCGCCCAACGAGGATGATCTCGCAGTTGCCCGTTTTCAGGGCAAACGTGTGGCACAAATAGCGCGTGCGCTAAAGGCAGTGGGCGAGACGGCTACCCAGCAGTAG
- a CDS encoding Rieske 2Fe-2S domain-containing protein: protein MNQLQGAPWLVAHRSMLKPNQPMRISLLGNDYVLWQDSQGAINALSNACPHMGAMLSEGWCVEKPDGNSTVACPFHALEFDRAGCTLLPSSNKPTKSLLQPLELIIQGDFVWTYGGHEPKLSIPGIMNEIASEYEFIGVTGNRSIPTDILSLLLNMHDYNHQNGTHRELFEIEEVQVKQFIDEGLHSHAYLSQPRKQPTLRDILRNPGQLAMPQVLEAHLENFFPFMGLLHAENKLLSLKECHFYLPETEHQSRVFVLMYMKAHSPIAHLIKGNLLKLIDIVVEQDAKVLGKIYPDTEQRIKLNNEVGMDWVRRNFASFPAIAEPNLSRQWVA from the coding sequence ATGAACCAGTTACAAGGTGCCCCGTGGCTTGTCGCGCATCGCTCCATGCTCAAGCCCAACCAGCCGATGAGGATCTCCCTGCTCGGCAACGATTATGTACTCTGGCAAGACAGCCAGGGGGCTATCAACGCTTTGTCCAACGCCTGTCCCCATATGGGTGCAATGCTGTCCGAGGGCTGGTGCGTCGAAAAGCCTGATGGCAACAGCACGGTTGCCTGCCCATTCCACGCCTTGGAGTTTGATCGCGCCGGTTGTACTCTATTGCCCAGTTCGAACAAGCCAACCAAATCCTTGCTGCAACCGTTGGAATTGATAATTCAGGGAGACTTCGTCTGGACTTACGGCGGGCATGAACCGAAGCTTTCAATCCCAGGCATCATGAACGAGATTGCAAGCGAGTATGAGTTTATCGGCGTTACAGGCAATCGCAGCATTCCAACCGATATCCTGAGTTTGCTGCTCAACATGCACGACTACAACCATCAAAATGGCACCCACCGAGAATTATTTGAAATTGAAGAAGTACAGGTAAAACAGTTCATTGATGAAGGATTGCATTCTCACGCCTACTTATCACAACCGAGAAAACAGCCCACTCTCCGTGACATTCTCAGAAACCCTGGTCAGTTAGCAATGCCACAAGTCTTGGAAGCCCATTTAGAAAATTTCTTTCCGTTCATGGGATTGCTGCATGCGGAAAATAAGTTGCTGAGCCTGAAGGAATGCCACTTCTACCTGCCTGAAACCGAACATCAGTCGCGTGTGTTTGTGTTGATGTACATGAAGGCGCATTCTCCGATTGCTCATTTAATCAAGGGTAACTTGCTGAAGTTAATAGATATAGTTGTAGAACAAGACGCAAAAGTTCTGGGCAAAATCTATCCTGATACCGAGCAGCGCATTAAGTTAAACAATGAAGTAGGCATGGATTGGGTACGGCGCAATTTTGCAAGTTTCCCAGCCATTGCTGAGCCCAATCTATCCCGACAATGGGTAGCTTAG